ACAGCTTCACTCGATGTCTCACTccgggaatgtctgatgggacaATATGGATCCaccttaactctgtgtctgacagcgggattgtgtgatgggatactGTCCAGAGAGATTCACCCCATCTCTGACCCCTCAAATGTGTTATGACACAGTGGACAGAGAGTTTCACTGAGAATCCGGGACTGTGTGACGGGATGGTCATTCTATTTGTCACCCGATTGTGTGATCAGATGTTGTGGAGGGAGTCTGAACCCGGTGCTGTGCCATGGGAGCTTGTGGGAGAAACCTTGCTTTCTGTGAGAACACAGGGTATCGCGATGAGTCGGTGCAGAGATAGTCTCACTCTGTGGCTCGCCAGGAAGTGTGTCATGGGATATAAGGAGGGAGATTCCCATTTTATTAAAGCCggaagtgtgtaatgggaccgtatGCAGGCaacttccctctgtgtctgacaccttgCTCTGTGTTGTTTTGAGAAGCTgtggagggagtatcactctccctctgacatttgTCGAATGTGCTGAGGGAGttcctttctgtgtctgaccgctggagtgtgtgatgagacggtgtggaaagAGTAATACTGAGCATCTGACCCGGGatcagagtgatgggacggtgtgctgCAAGCTTCATCACACATCTGAAGGCTGAAATGTGTGATGAGtctagggagagagagattcattcTTGTCTCATAGAGGCAGTGTGAGTCGAGGCTTTGTTCAGGGAGCTAATCTCTGTGTTTGACTCCAAAAGTGTGGGACAGATATTTATGGACTGGAacctcactcagtgtctgatcccgggagtgcgcAGGGAACTTCGCTCCACGTCTGAAcctggggtgtgtgatgggtccatggagagagagactctgtctgtctgatcaaataaccatatgacaattacagcacgaaaacagaCCATCTAGGGccttctggtccgtgccgaactcttactctcaccttgtcccaccgaGCTggactcaacccataaccctccatccacttcctgtccatatacttatccaattttactttaaattacaataccgaacctgtctctaccacttcgactggaagctcgttccactcaactaccattctctgagtaaagtaattccccctcgtgttacccataaacttttgccccctaactctcaacacatttactcttgtttgaatctccactatTCTCGATAGAAAAAAGCCGATCCACATCAACACAATCTCTCCCCCTCATAatgttaaatacctctatcaagttcctccTCAACCTTCGACGCTCCAAataataaagacataacttgttcaaccttcccctgtaacttaggtgctgaaacccacgtaacattctagtaaatctcccctgtactctctctattttcttgacatctttcttataatttggtgaccagaactgtacacaattctccaaattcgcccttaccaatgccttgtacaattttaaaatcacatcccaactcctatactcagtgttctgatttataaaagccagcatacgaaaagctttcttcaccaccctatccacatgagattcctctttcagggaactatgcaccattattccgagatcactctgttctactgcattcttcaatgccctgccatttaccatgtatgtcctacttggattattcctgccaaaatttaGCACCTCGCacatatcagcattaaactccatctgccattgtttagcccactcttctaaatggcctaaatctctctgcaagctttgaatacCTACTTCATTTtcaacaacgccacctaccttagtatcatctgcatatttaccaaTCCAATTTAATAgcccctcatccagatcattaatgtatatgacaagcaacattggatccaatactgatccctgaggcacaccactagttaccgtcctccaacctgacaaacagttatccaccactgctctctggaaTCTCCCCATTCAGctactgttgaatctattttactacttcaatattcatACCAAACGATTGATCCTTCCTAACTAAAcatccgtgcggaaccttgtcaaaggccttactgaaatccatatagacaacatccactgcattacccttgtcaactttcctggtaacctcttcaaaaaagcagtaagatttgtcaaacagcacaaatccatgctgactgttcctattcAGACAATctatatccagataattatatataccatctctaagaatacttttcattaatttatccaccactgacgtcaaaatgTCAGACCTATATTTGCGagatttactcttagaacacTTTCCAAACAATTGAACCGCATaggcaatacgccaatcctccggcactatTCCCGTTtgcaatgacatttgaaatatttccgtcAGAGCCCCAGAAATTTCCACACTAACTTCCCTGAAGATCCTATGGAATATCCtatcaggatccggagatttatccactattACATTCCTTagaagcgccagtacttcctgctCTTTAATTGTCATGGTTTCCATAACTCCCctatttgtttcccttaccttacacaattcaatatccttctccttagtgaataccgaagaaaataaactgctcaaaatctcccccatcactttaggctccacacatagctgtccactctgattctctgaaagaccaattttatccctcactatccttttgctgttacTATAACTGGAGAAACACTTTgcatttattttcatcttacttgccaaagtaacctcgtatcttctttcagcttttctaatttcatACTTAAGATTAttcttatattctttatatttccAGAGCACCTCAAATACGCCATGCTGCCTGTATTTATTGCAGatgtctctctttttcttaaccgtttccaatatccctagaaaaTCATGCCTCCCTCAAACTTTTAACATAAAAAATCTTTCCCCTCAAAATGTCACCGTTAAATGACCGCAATGTTTctactacatccttcctataaatcaAATTGTCCCAATCTGTAGTtttaatcctttcgcatctcctcaaaaatAGCCTTTCTCCAATAGAAAATCTcgaccctgggtccagtcctatcctttccataattatattgaaactaatgtcaTTGTGATCACTGCAACTGAAGTGCACCCCAACACATACTCCcctcacctgacctatttcattcacTAACATAAGATCCAACGCTATCCTTTCTGTcttcggtacctctatgtattgctgtaaaacactatcctgcacacattttacaaactgcaACCCCGTCCAGccatttacagaatgggctttccAGTTTagttgtggaaaattaaaatcccccactATCACAACCtagtgcttactacaaatatctgctatctccttacaaatgtTCTCCTCCATTTCAAGCTCCATATTATGTGGTCACtaatacacccctgtaagtgttaGTAATCCCTTTCACCTTCCTCAATTCCACACAAATAGTATCCCCAGACGACCCCTCTCATCTATACCTCCAGAGCACCTGCTGTAATATTTccctgacaagcaacgcaacactcttgtccctctgattccatcacacctgaaacaaagaaatccaggaatatttagttgtcaatcacatatctcctgcaaccatgtttcactaatcgCTAgagcatcatatttccaggtatcaatacaTGCTCTAATCTCATCCAATTTTCTtgcaatactcctagcattaaaataaatgtatttaaaaaattctacagcaCTTCCTTTCTGTTTATCTCTGACAGTACCAAGAGCTTtaatgtcttctttttcttcctcctcccatacatctgttcctacactctggttcacCCTCCCCGCTTGTATCTAGTATAAATCCACTAgatcctctctagcaaacctacctgcaagaatatttgtccgcctcaagttcagatgtaaaccgtcccgccggaacaggtcccaccttcccaggAAAAATGCCTATTTACCTATAAatttgaagccctccctcctgcaccatgtcttcaacaTTCTGTTGATCTGCACTACCTTACTaattctaaacccacctgcacatgacactggtagcaatcctgagaatgctaacctggaggtcctgcactttaacttggcacctaactccctaaactccccattcaggatctcctcactcttcctacacaCGTCATTGTTCCCTACATGGACTACGACATCtgtctgctcaccctccctcttgagaatgctGAGAACTCCATCCGAGATaccgcggaccctggcaccacgGAGACGACAggccatccgggattctcgatctcttttacagaacctcctatctgtcacactaactatcgaatcccctatcactactgctctcctcttttccctccttcccttctgagtccatTCTCGGTGCCAGaaacgcaaccactgcaacttgtacCTGGTTGGTCGtcgccaccaacagtatccaaaacggtatatttattgttgatgggaacagtcACAGGAGTGCTctccctgtctattccccttccctctcctgacactcACCCAACTGCCTGTCTCTTGattcctaggggtgactatctccttgAAACTACTGTCTATTTCTATTTCTGCCTCCCGAATAATCAGAATTTCATCAGGCTcaagttccctaacacggtttgtcaggagctgcagctggatgtaccttTTGCATGTGTCGTATTCATGGACAACAGTGCTCGCCCTGAGTCAGCCTCTGCTCGGcatttaaattctcccgctgcctcacaggacgactttcacgcgcttgcgcagttgtgccccgtCCAATCCTCGCCTCTGTCTGTTCttgccgaagcctgattgagccaaagccgacccactctgactcagtccactccgactattgccgctgtatatggcggtctttcatTTAAAACTTGAGCGcgctagtgtgtgatgggacagtgtcgagagaGATACATTCTGAGCCTGATCCTGGGAcggtgtgatgagacggtgtggaaggagatacactgtgtgtctgactccaggagtgtgtgatgggacggtgtggagggagattcactctgtgtctgacaccagagtgggtgatgggacggtgtggagggagattcactctgtgtctgacaccagagtgggtgatgggacggtgtggaaggagcatcaCTATGTatctaaccacgggagtgtgtgatggaacggtgtatggggagattcactctgtgtctgaccccgggagagtgtgatgggacggtgtatggggagattcactctgtgtctgaccccggaaatgcgtgatgggacggtgtggaagctgattgtctctgtgtctgaccacgggagtgtgtggtgggaaaaTGTGGAGGGAAttgcactctatgtctgaccgcgggactgtgaggcgacggtgtggagggagctccactctctgtctcaccccgggaaTGTTCCGCCTCCATCGTGCTATGCCCTTACATTTCTTCACCTTTTCAGCCTATCGCCTGCTCTCCGTCCACACACCTTGATCCTTTCCCTTATTGGTTCTTCACGTTGCACCTACGAACCTTCTtcccatcccggggtcagacacagagtgaatctccctccacaccgtcccatcacacactcccggggtcagacacagagtgaatctccctcctcaccgtcccatcacacactcctgaagtCAGCCGCAGAGTtaatcaccatccacaccgtccggTCGCACAATCCCAGCGTCAGACCAGacagaatctctctccacactttcCCAGCACACGGTTCCTGGCTCAGATACAGACTGAATCTTCCCCCAcattctcggggtcagacactagATGtccctccctccataccgtctcaACACATATTccgggttcagatacagagtggatcttcccccacaccgtcccatcacccagtactgtgcacagacaagtgtgaagctccatccgcaccgtcccaaaacacacaccctgggtcaggcacagagtgaaaatcCTTCCGCACGATTCCACACACACCGGGGTGAGACTCAGAGTGAATGACCCCcttcatcgtcccatcacacactcccgggtcagacgcagtgtgTATCTccctcaaaaccgtcccatcacacttttccagcgtcagatgcagagtgaagttccctccatacCGTCGCATCCCACCCTCCTGGGCTCAGAAAACAGGGAAGTttactccgcaccgtcccaacacacactcccggtgtcagagacagagtgaatctccctccacaccgtcccatcacacactcccggggtcagacacagagtgaatatccctccacgccgtcccatcacacactcccggtgtcagacacagagtgaatctccattcacaccgtccgatcacacactcccgtgggcagacacagagtgaatctccctccacatcgtcccatcacacattcccggtgtcagacacagagtgaatttccctccgcacgatcccatcacacactcccgtgggcagacaCAGACTGATCTCCAACCGTCAGGAGGTGGCAGGAGTGAGCTGATAGGTAACTGGAGGAGGAGGCATAGTGAACACGGGATAAGGGAAGCGAGGGTGAggtaattaccggaagttggacaATAAAATGTAGCTTcatcctgtgtctgaccctggacaGTATGAATGGACAATTTACAAAAAGCGTCTCTTACTGTCTGATCTCTGGAAAGCGTGATGCTTAATTACTACCCTTTGCGTCTGACCTGACTGTAGGAAGAAATGATGCTGAAGGACAACTAGAATGTGTGAGGTGACTATGTGGAGTAAGTTTCGGTCTGCGTTCTATCCAGGAAAAGTGTGATAGGATGGTGAGGATGGAGTTTCACATcgaccacggcagtgtgtgaaaggacggtgtgaagggagatttattctgtgtctgaccccaggagtttaTGAGGGGACACTCTGTCTGCCCTCAGGTGTGTGTGATTgcatagtgtggagggagtttaacTTTTTCTGATCCCAGCTGATGCAACGGgatttatggagggagattcacagttTGTTTCTCCTGAGTTGCAGAGAGAAAGTGTCCCCAGGAATGGACCGAAAATGAAGACcgttgttatttcatatccacgttTGGAACCTCTTATGATGGAGCGAGGCAAAATTGTTCGGAATATGATTCAAGGCTCCTCGAAATAAATTCAAACAATGAAAAGGTACGTCTTACCGCGAGAAGAAGTGTCAATAATCCCTACACACaataatccctaatttccctaCACACATTCCCACCACGCACTGCAGGTGTGAGACACGgaatgaagctccttccacaccgtcccagcactcactccctgggtcagacacagtgggaatctccctccaatccGTCCCATCTACactctcccatggtcagacacagagtgaaactccctccacaccgtcccataacatacTCCCCGGGTCAAACACTGCGTGAATCgccatccataccgtcccatcacacactcccgaggtcagacacagagtgaatctccctccacaccgtcccatctacactctcccgtggtcagacacagagtgaatctccctccaatccgtcccccaaaacactcccggggtcagacaaagagtgaaactcGCACAATCTCAGAAACTGTGTGATTCCCTCTCTGTACCGTCCCTTCACATGGATATGCATTGTTAGAGTCTGGTTCTAAACATTAACACAAGGGATTTAATTTCACAGAAGTTTGTTTCCAACGCTGTCGAACGATATGtaacatactggattggaaaatgcgcagGCAGGTGAGGTTTGGACTGTTGCAGCTCTGTGGTGTGGAAGTGGGttagtgggattattttggagaCTGAAACGAGGGGAGAGAgtcaggcagtgggattagtctgagctctgacacagatctgtggggagagagtgagacagtgagaTCAGTTTGGAGAAAGACAGggttgtggagagagtgagacagtgggattagtttggagactgaaatGAGGTCGCGGGGGTAGAGTCgtgcagtgggatttgtttgagtTCTGGCACAGTGTTAGCGGGACAGTGTGGTACAGCGGGATTAATTTGGGAGCTGATTCGGGATTGTAGGGGAGAGCGGTGTAGTGGGATTCGTACGGCGATGGACCCGGGACTGAGTGGAGAGCGCGGTATCTAAGGATAAATTTAGAGTCTGACAGGGGCTGTGGAGAGAGGTGCACATTAGTGGGATGAGTTTAGCGACTGTCTCCGGTTGTCTGCTGGATCTGTTTTGTCTCGGTTGAAATTGTCTAACCCTCTTTAACAGGAATGTGGCCTCAGATCTTGTGTACGAGTTAAGCTATGAAACGCCCACCTGCAGTAAGTGCGGATCGAGTTACCGTTACAGTTGCAAAAGTAAATTcagattcatctgcgagaagACAGCATATTTATACCCGGATATTCCTGAAGAGGTCCAAGGTCTCTGTCAACTGCCTCTCGGGCCGGCTTCAATCAAGTGACCTCACCCCACTTCTCCCCATTCAATctacctcaccctcactcccccatCCTTTCATCCCCTCCTACCCTGACTTCCACTGCTTCCTACCCAAGCCTCCACTACTCACGTCCCCATTCGCCACcctactctccctctccccatcgaGACCACTCTTCTCCCCTTCCTGCCTCGAACCCCACTCCCTCCATTTACTCCTCCTTCCTACTCACTCCTCTTCTCACTCTGCCCTTCATCTCACAAACTCATTCCGCTTCTTCCCATTTATCTCTGTCTCATACTGCAGTCCCTGCCTCTCCTCACTCCGTTCTCTCCACCCACTCTTACGTCAATGCTGTGCATACAAGCTCTCGATGCCCCAACCAAGGGGAAAAACGGctgtgtattcaccctatctgtgaATCCCCTGGCTTCATACCCACGCTCCAAGGAGCAAAGTCTCAACCTTCTTGGCTTTTCtccataactcagagcctcgagtcccggcaacatcctcgtaaatctccctctgcgCTCCTTCCAtgttaatggcatctttcctgcaggagggcgaccaaaactgaacaccgcCCTCCAAGCGCAGCCTCACCGACCTTTCCGGCAACTACAACGTGACTTCAGTGCGGTGCAAAGATGTAAAAATATCGTAAATCGGGGAAgttaataaatattgcaaaaagcaGAATACAGAAGGAGTGTTTAAGTGTTCAGGGAGGCTTCGAAaacggatggcggaggggaagcaaCTGCTTGTAAATTGTTGAGTTTACAGGCGCCggtaccccctccccgatggtaCCGATGAGCACAGGGCACTTACCGGGCTGGAGAGTGTCCTCGTTGATGGATGTGGTATTCCCGAGGCATTCCTTCTTGAACATGTCCTCATAGAAGTGAGAATTGTGCCGTGATGGGGTTGGCTGATCctagaaccctctgcagcctctggcgaccctctgcgttgcagcctccacaccaggcggcgatgcgacaagtcagaacgctctccacagtacatcaggAGAAATTCGCGAGTCTTCAATGACAGACCACATCCCGTCAAACTCCTAACGTTCTAATCTGTTTTGTAACGAGAGAGACataaccataaaaccatataataattacagcacggaaacaggccatctcctcccttctggtccgtgccgaacgcttactcttatctagtcccatcgacttgcactcagcccattaccctTTCCTCTCCATATTCTCATTTCTTTAAATGGCGATATCGAACCTGCCTgcaccatttctactggaagctcgttccacacagctaccactctctcagtatAGAAATTTCCCCTCTTGTTGCCCCTACACtattgccccctaactttcaactcatgtccccttgtttgaatttcccctactttCAATAGAAAAAAAGTCTATccgcatcaactctatctatcctcctcataattttaaatgcctcagtcaagtcccccctcaacctgctatgatccaaagaataaagacgtaacttgttcaacctttctctgtgacttaggtgctgaaactcaggaaacattctattaaatctcctGTGTACCCTCTCTATTTTCTTGaattctttcctataattcggtgaacagaactttacacagtactccaaatttaaCCTCACCAATgtattgtacaattttaacattacatcccaactcctgcactcggtgctctgatttataaaggccagcataccaaaagttttcttcaccatcctatccacatgagattccaacttcagggaactctgcaccattattcctagatcactttgttcaactgcattcctcaa
The Hypanus sabinus isolate sHypSab1 unplaced genomic scaffold, sHypSab1.hap1 scaffold_123, whole genome shotgun sequence DNA segment above includes these coding regions:
- the LOC132386623 gene encoding C-type lectin domain family 12 member A-like translates to METKYRSINETKAQICKFLIGRRERKCPQEWTENEDRCYFISTFGTSYDGARQNCSEYDSRLLEINSNNEKKFVSNAVERYVTYWIGKCAGRNVASDLVYELSYETPTCSKCGSSYRYSCKSKFRFICEKTAYLYPDIPEEVQGLCQLPLGPASIK